One window from the genome of Cucumis melo cultivar AY chromosome 10, USDA_Cmelo_AY_1.0, whole genome shotgun sequence encodes:
- the LOC127151479 gene encoding uncharacterized protein LOC127151479 isoform X4 codes for METVPENSIPGLSDSVVKIREDVKSGVENLTEECVSTMAAVTRLLMKLLPKALNCLPDAPQNQLHSLCFLISSSLNSAMDVRRYSKFYNAKPDEADDGVCTRAWRFFLSYFTIDVLSVLPLPQPCRVYRKI; via the exons ATGGAGACCGTTCCTGAGAATTCCATCCCTGGGTTGTCTGATTCTGTTGTTAAG ATTAGAGAAGATGTAAAATCTGGTGTAGAAAATTTAACAGAGGAGTGTGTATCCACAATGGCAGCCGTTACTCGGCTTCTAATGAAG CTACTGCCAAAAGCTTTAAATTGCCTTCCGGATGCACCTCAAAATCAGCTTCATTCTTTGTGTTTTCTAATTTCTAGCTCACtcaattcagccatggatgtaCGGAG ATATTCCAAATTTTATAATGCAAAACCTGATGAAGCCGATGATGGTGTTTGCACAAGAGCTTGGAGATTCTTTTTATCTTACTTCACAATTGACGTTCTTTCAGTTCTTCCACTCCCCCAG CCATGCAGGGTTTACAGAAAGATTTGA
- the LOC127151479 gene encoding cyclic nucleotide-gated ion channel 1-like isoform X1, translating into METVPENSIPGLSDSVVKIREDVKSGVENLTEECVSTMAAVTRLLMKLLPKALNCLPDAPQNQLHSLCFLISSSLNSAMDVRRSKPSYIGETCSLRTLRSISTSFTTSFDRLTSFGNIRFDREVRSKGLGYLKCLGDRNPVFLHLWNEILVMLCVIATLLDPLFCYTLLVD; encoded by the exons ATGGAGACCGTTCCTGAGAATTCCATCCCTGGGTTGTCTGATTCTGTTGTTAAG ATTAGAGAAGATGTAAAATCTGGTGTAGAAAATTTAACAGAGGAGTGTGTATCCACAATGGCAGCCGTTACTCGGCTTCTAATGAAG CTACTGCCAAAAGCTTTAAATTGCCTTCCGGATGCACCTCAAAATCAGCTTCATTCTTTGTGTTTTCTAATTTCTAGCTCACtcaattcagccatggatgtaCGGAG GAGTAAACCTTCGTATATTGGAGAAACATGCTCACTGAGAACATTGAGATCAATTTCAACAAGCTTTACTACTAGTTTTGATAGGCTTACGAGTTTTGgaaacataagatttgatcgaGAAGTTAGGAGTAAAGGTTTGGGATATCTTAAATGTTTGGGTGATAGGAACCCGGTATTTCTTCATTTGTGGAATGAAATACTTGTCATGTTGTGTGTGATTGCTACCTTGTTGGATCCTTTGTTCTGTTACACCTTGTTGGTTGATTAA
- the LOC103503098 gene encoding cysteine desulfurase 1, chloroplastic-like, whose protein sequence is MPPFLDGGDFLTIPHLHNLVPDLKLGRLQLEKQLVWGAAIDYLSRIEMQKIHSYEEELANYLYENLRAVPNIRIYGPAQFRL, encoded by the exons ATGCCTCCATTCTTAG ATGGTGGAGATTTCTTGACCATTCCACATTTGCACAACCTCGTTCCAG ATTTGAAGCTGGGACGCCTACAATTGGAGAAGCAATTGGTTTGGGGAGCTGCTATTGATTATCTATCTAGGATCGAAATGCAAAAAATTCATAGTTACGAA GAAGAATTGGCGAATTATCTATATGAAAACCTTCGTGCAGTCCCTAACATTCGAATATATGGCCCAGCTCAATTTAGACTTTAg
- the LOC127151479 gene encoding uncharacterized protein LOC127151479 isoform X3, with protein METVPENSIPGLSDSVVKIREDVKSGVENLTEECVSTMAAVTRLLMKLLPKALNCLPDAPQNQLHSLCFLISSSLNSAMDVRRYSKFYNAKPDEADDGVCTRAWRFFLSYFTIDVLSVLPLPQRMIRRPDQATQ; from the exons ATGGAGACCGTTCCTGAGAATTCCATCCCTGGGTTGTCTGATTCTGTTGTTAAG ATTAGAGAAGATGTAAAATCTGGTGTAGAAAATTTAACAGAGGAGTGTGTATCCACAATGGCAGCCGTTACTCGGCTTCTAATGAAG CTACTGCCAAAAGCTTTAAATTGCCTTCCGGATGCACCTCAAAATCAGCTTCATTCTTTGTGTTTTCTAATTTCTAGCTCACtcaattcagccatggatgtaCGGAG ATATTCCAAATTTTATAATGCAAAACCTGATGAAGCCGATGATGGTGTTTGCACAAGAGCTTGGAGATTCTTTTTATCTTACTTCACAATTGACGTTCTTTCAGTTCTTCCACTCCCCCAG AGGATGATTAGAAGACCAGATCAGGCAACACAATGA
- the LOC127151479 gene encoding uncharacterized protein LOC127151479 isoform X2 has translation METVPENSIPGLSDSVVKIREDVKSGVENLTEECVSTMAAVTRLLMKLLPKALNCLPDAPQNQLHSLCFLISSSLNSAMDVRRYSKFYNAKPDEADDGVCTRAWRFFLSYFTIDVLSVLPLPQGLQKDLNFSFVVVSWPMHFSN, from the exons ATGGAGACCGTTCCTGAGAATTCCATCCCTGGGTTGTCTGATTCTGTTGTTAAG ATTAGAGAAGATGTAAAATCTGGTGTAGAAAATTTAACAGAGGAGTGTGTATCCACAATGGCAGCCGTTACTCGGCTTCTAATGAAG CTACTGCCAAAAGCTTTAAATTGCCTTCCGGATGCACCTCAAAATCAGCTTCATTCTTTGTGTTTTCTAATTTCTAGCTCACtcaattcagccatggatgtaCGGAG ATATTCCAAATTTTATAATGCAAAACCTGATGAAGCCGATGATGGTGTTTGCACAAGAGCTTGGAGATTCTTTTTATCTTACTTCACAATTGACGTTCTTTCAGTTCTTCCACTCCCCCAG GGTTTACAGAAAGATTTGAACTTTTCATTTGTGGTCGTGAGCTGGCCAATGCATTTTTCGAATTGA